From one Nitrospira sp. MA-1 genomic stretch:
- a CDS encoding LEA type 2 family protein: MMMKRLSLVFPFLCGIFFLIGCTSLPALSVQPESPEVLLVNITPLDATMFEQRLQVDLRVRNPNDFDLEVTGLDFTLHLNDQRLARGLTNKASTIPRLGDAVISVETTTSTLDVIRQLLQLSQRQEVSYQVDGILYAQGAKLPFENKGVLLDTNEISGSSPGS; encoded by the coding sequence ATGATGATGAAACGACTTTCTCTCGTATTTCCTTTCCTGTGTGGAATCTTTTTTCTTATCGGGTGCACTTCTCTTCCGGCCTTGTCTGTCCAGCCTGAGTCGCCGGAAGTCCTGCTGGTCAATATCACTCCGTTAGACGCCACGATGTTTGAACAACGTTTGCAAGTCGACTTGCGCGTTCGGAATCCCAATGATTTTGATCTGGAGGTGACCGGCCTTGATTTCACCCTGCATCTCAACGATCAACGGCTCGCCCGTGGTCTGACCAATAAGGCCTCGACTATTCCGAGGCTGGGGGATGCCGTCATTTCCGTCGAGACCACGACCTCCACACTTGATGTGATACGCCAACTCCTTCAACTCTCCCAACGGCAGGAGGTCTCTTATCAGGTCGACGGTATCCTGTATGCCCAAGGGGCCAAGTTGCCATTTGAAAACAAGGGGGTCTTACTTGATACAAACGAAATCTCCGGTTCATCTCCCGGTTCCTGA
- a CDS encoding DUF433 domain-containing protein, translated as MSLFIEEQELNRLPVTIDQDTMSGAPVFQGTRVPVDALITNLEAGLTLDEFLENFPSVSRDQALQILEFSKSTLLKLAHKS; from the coding sequence ATGTCTCTTTTCATTGAAGAACAAGAACTCAACCGATTGCCTGTGACTATCGATCAGGACACCATGAGCGGTGCCCCGGTATTTCAAGGTACACGAGTTCCGGTAGACGCTCTGATTACAAATTTAGAAGCTGGGCTTACCTTAGATGAGTTTCTTGAGAATTTCCCTTCGGTCTCCCGTGACCAAGCGTTACAGATTCTTGAATTTTCCAAGTCCACCCTTCTGAAGCTTGCTCACAAATCTTGA
- a CDS encoding glycerophosphodiester phosphodiesterase family protein: MTCIRPRAKLPQATWRFYGVALAGMTLWLGCASSPPGVAPVSCEISHLQTSELPERGISAHRGGQLGCPVNTVGAFQRAICLGVHQIELDVRSTADAVLVVSHDDLVRDREGRALRISESTVADVQNLKLDSCTGERAGQHIPTFEEALAVMPYNIWINVDIKENNPLVGRLVAETVAKAQRFNQVIFGARDETDLAVRRVAGEADEEGWIANMSREVFRFQYVDTTIHSCDEFIQLSFLRGRPGRETIDQLKQAGVYVNYSWLRGEDENELRQDIADLTDRGVDFVLVDHAGQAMEAACAIGIPPVVPHWNGTAPFTCSEPPRCPPAL, encoded by the coding sequence ATGACCTGCATCCGGCCCCGCGCGAAGTTGCCGCAAGCCACGTGGCGATTCTACGGAGTTGCACTTGCCGGCATGACGCTCTGGCTGGGATGTGCTTCGTCGCCGCCAGGAGTTGCACCGGTATCCTGTGAGATCTCCCATCTGCAGACGAGTGAGCTTCCTGAGCGTGGCATCTCCGCTCACCGCGGGGGGCAGTTGGGATGTCCGGTGAATACGGTCGGTGCGTTTCAGCGAGCCATTTGTCTTGGCGTTCACCAGATCGAACTGGATGTGCGATCGACCGCCGATGCGGTCCTTGTTGTTTCACATGATGATCTTGTGAGAGACAGGGAGGGGCGGGCGTTGCGCATTTCCGAGTCGACTGTCGCTGACGTCCAAAACCTGAAGCTCGATTCATGTACAGGTGAGAGAGCAGGTCAGCATATTCCCACATTTGAAGAGGCTCTTGCCGTCATGCCATACAATATCTGGATCAATGTGGATATCAAAGAGAATAATCCCCTGGTTGGGAGGCTTGTTGCCGAAACGGTCGCCAAAGCCCAACGCTTCAATCAGGTGATTTTTGGCGCGCGCGACGAAACCGATCTGGCTGTGCGGCGCGTGGCAGGGGAGGCCGACGAAGAGGGTTGGATCGCCAACATGAGCCGGGAGGTTTTCCGTTTCCAGTATGTGGACACCACCATTCATTCCTGTGACGAGTTCATTCAGCTGTCCTTTTTGCGTGGCCGGCCAGGCCGCGAGACCATTGACCAACTGAAGCAGGCAGGAGTCTATGTGAACTATTCCTGGCTTCGTGGGGAAGACGAGAACGAGCTTAGACAAGACATTGCGGATCTCACTGACCGCGGGGTGGACTTTGTGTTAGTCGATCATGCCGGGCAGGCCATGGAGGCGGCATGCGCCATAGGGATTCCCCCGGTGGTTCCGCACTGGAATGGCACTGCTCCCTTTACTTGCAGCGAGCCTCCTCGCTGCCCACCTGCGCTGTAA
- a CDS encoding alpha/beta fold hydrolase, giving the protein MMNQSTRIEIPGSDSKLIVGDRIPGQERELLFVTGFLSKRWGNKSKALADLCRERGWGFCCFDFRGNGESEGAFADYTLLDWLEDARSVTKMLADGPPVTIIGSSLGGWLAWLLGQEFSHVQQLVLLAPAFNMMGKRAKDISPERRQQWQETGWMPWDDDALHKDFPLSWKWVEESEALWARRLDSPRRVSTRIVHGLQDVVILPKGSWEFVEHLLTQDPQYPIELLLKTGDHRFSSPANLQTFLEVAHRLQ; this is encoded by the coding sequence ATGATGAATCAATCAACCCGAATTGAAATTCCCGGATCGGATTCTAAACTCATTGTCGGGGATCGCATTCCCGGGCAGGAACGAGAATTGCTTTTTGTGACCGGTTTTCTTTCCAAGCGGTGGGGCAATAAAAGCAAGGCGTTGGCCGATTTGTGTCGAGAGCGAGGCTGGGGATTTTGCTGTTTTGATTTTCGTGGAAATGGCGAATCGGAAGGCGCGTTCGCCGACTATACCCTGCTCGACTGGCTGGAGGATGCGCGAAGCGTGACGAAGATGCTGGCCGATGGTCCGCCTGTGACCATTATCGGATCATCGTTAGGTGGGTGGCTGGCATGGCTCCTTGGACAGGAGTTTTCGCACGTGCAACAATTGGTGCTCCTGGCTCCGGCGTTTAATATGATGGGGAAACGCGCGAAGGATATTTCTCCTGAGCGACGCCAACAGTGGCAGGAGACCGGATGGATGCCCTGGGATGATGACGCCTTGCATAAGGACTTTCCACTCTCGTGGAAATGGGTGGAGGAAAGCGAGGCGTTATGGGCCAGGAGATTGGATTCGCCCAGGAGGGTATCCACCCGCATTGTGCATGGGCTTCAGGACGTCGTAATTCTTCCCAAAGGGAGTTGGGAATTTGTTGAACACCTTCTCACGCAAGATCCGCAGTATCCAATCGAGCTGCTGTTGAAGACCGGGGATCATCGGTTTAGCAGCCCCGCTAATCTTCAGACATTCCTGGAAGTCGCTCATCGGCTTCAGTAG
- a CDS encoding GYD domain-containing protein produces the protein MPIYVSLVNFTHDGLMTMKDKGVKRSDMVKKNVESLGGKMLHAFYCLGEYDVVAILEFPNNRAAMKAGVLNASMGHIRIKTMPAVSRDEWKSVLSETWGKSKKKK, from the coding sequence ATGCCGATCTATGTGAGTTTAGTGAATTTTACCCATGACGGGCTGATGACCATGAAGGACAAGGGTGTGAAGCGGTCGGACATGGTGAAGAAAAATGTCGAATCCTTGGGCGGGAAAATGCTTCATGCCTTTTATTGCCTGGGAGAATATGATGTGGTGGCCATTTTAGAATTTCCCAATAATCGCGCGGCCATGAAGGCCGGTGTGCTCAATGCCTCAATGGGGCACATTCGCATTAAAACAATGCCGGCGGTATCCCGCGATGAGTGGAAATCGGTCCTGAGTGAAACCTGGGGCAAATCCAAAAAGAAGAAGTGA
- the ylqF gene encoding ribosome biogenesis GTPase YlqF has protein sequence MSIQWFPGHMNVARKEAAKAMEAIDVLVEILDARMPDASSNPLITELRLHRQRPCLKVLNKADLADPAVTQTWLNEFNREPDVNAVALSCNHAGQAAKIPGLCQLLAPHRHSTSKPLRMLIMGIPNVGKSTLMNSLLKRRLAKVGNEPAVTKVQQRHTLNDHMTLIDSPGLLWPKIENPAVGLLLATIHAVTAKVMVEEEIAEFLVTILLARYPTLLTKRYGFLTEGLDSMGVLEAIATKRGCLRKGKGGELDREKAAKILLTEFRNGTLGRISLETPETRDALL, from the coding sequence ATGTCCATACAATGGTTTCCCGGCCACATGAATGTCGCGCGCAAGGAAGCGGCCAAAGCGATGGAAGCCATCGATGTCCTGGTCGAAATACTGGATGCGCGTATGCCGGACGCCAGCAGCAACCCGTTAATCACGGAATTGCGGCTGCACCGCCAGCGTCCCTGTTTGAAAGTGCTCAACAAAGCCGACCTCGCCGACCCCGCCGTCACTCAAACCTGGCTGAACGAATTCAACCGGGAACCTGACGTCAACGCCGTCGCACTCTCCTGTAACCATGCCGGCCAGGCCGCCAAAATACCAGGTCTGTGTCAACTTCTTGCCCCGCACCGTCACAGCACCAGCAAGCCGCTTCGCATGCTGATCATGGGCATCCCCAATGTCGGCAAATCCACGCTCATGAATAGCCTCCTTAAACGCCGCCTCGCCAAAGTCGGCAATGAACCTGCCGTGACCAAAGTTCAGCAACGCCACACCCTGAACGACCACATGACGCTTATCGACTCACCCGGCCTCTTGTGGCCAAAAATCGAAAATCCTGCCGTCGGACTCTTGCTCGCCACCATCCACGCGGTCACCGCCAAGGTGATGGTCGAGGAAGAAATCGCCGAGTTTCTGGTCACCATCCTTCTCGCGCGCTACCCTACTTTGCTGACGAAACGTTACGGCTTCCTCACAGAGGGTCTGGATAGCATGGGGGTGCTCGAAGCCATCGCCACCAAACGTGGATGTCTGCGGAAAGGCAAGGGCGGAGAATTGGATCGGGAAAAAGCGGCAAAAATTCTCTTGACGGAATTCCGCAACGGCACGCTGGGTCGCATCAGCCTGGAGACACCGGAAACCCGAGACGCTCTCCTCTAA
- a CDS encoding DEAD/DEAH box helicase family protein: MELRRHQKELADICEKILGGRGLTDIVCAVTPGGGKSLLPQILASRLIPAIADALCWIVPRSVLQDQGARGFQDPSHRALLGHRLEAMMTTNQENPTRGCAAYVTTYQALAADTRKINAKEFRRKRYILVLDEPHHLEEGGLWHEAIQPLYDRAALRVLMSGTFERGEGTPIAFLPYSTTDRGNRLDWDNTESRAVIHYTLADALREHACIDLTVHYANCQATWLDAQGAEHHVESLAHAGKQTAAALLTALKTEAALELLSTGVKDWQVHRTTHSRSKLLVVAANIEQAQKYTAWLQERGVPARIATSEDSTAAYQAIKAFKRQGSGAVDCLITVAMAYEGLDVPAITHLICLTHIRTKPWIEQVVHRATRMDPLAGPYAEQRAYIYAPDDRPFRECLGYILAQRTTALADSPSSTQPLGEGTSPDAPGLLPTDRAESSIQPLRSGVLEMRNQGLWANLAAPGQMETNQETPKERLDRLRKKIEQHVRAHEQSKKLSHGTVNRAVYSQFRKSRTAMTETELHKVMQWVHKIYPL, translated from the coding sequence ATGGAGCTACGGCGCCACCAGAAGGAATTAGCGGACATCTGCGAGAAAATATTAGGCGGACGAGGCCTGACAGACATTGTCTGTGCGGTCACCCCCGGTGGAGGCAAAAGCCTGTTGCCTCAGATCCTGGCTTCCCGTCTGATTCCAGCCATTGCCGACGCCCTGTGCTGGATTGTCCCTCGCAGTGTCTTACAGGACCAGGGTGCGCGCGGTTTTCAGGATCCCAGCCACCGGGCACTCTTAGGGCATCGGCTGGAGGCCATGATGACTACCAACCAGGAAAATCCCACAAGAGGGTGTGCGGCCTATGTCACCACCTATCAGGCCCTGGCAGCCGACACGCGCAAGATCAACGCCAAAGAATTCCGCCGCAAGCGATACATCCTCGTTCTGGATGAACCACACCATCTCGAAGAGGGTGGCCTGTGGCATGAGGCCATTCAGCCGCTCTACGACCGGGCAGCACTGCGAGTATTGATGAGCGGAACGTTCGAACGTGGTGAAGGCACACCCATCGCCTTCCTGCCGTATTCCACCACCGACCGGGGAAACCGGCTTGATTGGGACAATACAGAATCCCGGGCCGTCATTCATTACACCTTAGCCGATGCCCTGCGTGAACATGCCTGCATTGATTTGACCGTCCATTACGCAAACTGTCAGGCGACCTGGTTAGACGCTCAGGGAGCCGAGCACCATGTTGAAAGCCTGGCACATGCAGGAAAACAGACCGCAGCAGCACTTCTGACGGCGCTGAAAACCGAAGCAGCCCTGGAACTCTTGAGCACGGGCGTGAAGGATTGGCAGGTCCATCGCACGACCCATTCCCGATCGAAGCTCCTCGTGGTGGCAGCCAATATTGAGCAGGCGCAAAAGTATACGGCCTGGCTTCAGGAACGAGGCGTGCCGGCCAGAATTGCCACGAGCGAGGATTCCACGGCAGCCTATCAGGCGATCAAAGCCTTTAAACGACAGGGTAGCGGAGCCGTGGATTGCCTGATTACCGTGGCCATGGCCTATGAAGGCCTGGATGTGCCGGCCATTACCCATCTTATCTGTTTAACCCATATCCGGACCAAGCCATGGATCGAACAGGTCGTGCATCGAGCCACACGCATGGATCCGCTGGCGGGACCTTATGCAGAGCAACGGGCTTATATTTATGCTCCGGACGACCGGCCATTCCGTGAATGCTTGGGATATATCCTGGCCCAACGGACCACGGCGCTTGCCGACAGCCCCTCATCGACACAGCCTCTCGGAGAAGGGACATCCCCCGATGCACCGGGCCTCCTTCCGACCGATCGGGCCGAATCAAGCATTCAACCCTTGCGGTCCGGCGTCCTCGAAATGCGCAATCAGGGATTGTGGGCGAACCTGGCCGCACCGGGTCAAATGGAAACCAACCAGGAGACCCCGAAAGAACGATTAGATCGTTTGCGGAAAAAAATTGAACAGCATGTCCGTGCCCACGAGCAATCAAAAAAATTGTCCCATGGCACGGTGAACCGGGCGGTCTATTCGCAGTTTCGAAAATCGCGCACAGCCATGACCGAAACCGAACTCCATAAAGTCATGCAATGGGTCCATAAGATTTATCCCCTCTGA
- a CDS encoding cytochrome c — translation MGIILLPPAFAEQEQAQPGKALFLQYCQDCHGPQRDGRGALRPFLEQDPANLTSQMTQTKTDQELFSIIKKGRAEMHGWADTFTDEQVLDLVRYIRALSP, via the coding sequence ATGGGTATAATCCTCCTTCCCCCGGCTTTCGCTGAACAGGAACAGGCCCAACCCGGCAAAGCGCTCTTTCTCCAATATTGCCAGGACTGTCATGGCCCACAGCGGGACGGCAGAGGCGCCTTACGTCCTTTCCTGGAACAGGACCCAGCCAATTTGACCTCGCAAATGACTCAGACCAAAACCGACCAGGAACTCTTTTCCATTATCAAGAAAGGAAGGGCCGAAATGCATGGCTGGGCGGACACCTTCACCGATGAACAGGTCCTGGACCTGGTGCGTTATATCCGTGCGCTCTCTCCATAA
- a CDS encoding IPT/TIG domain-containing protein, producing the protein MWMSEAKAQSSPSPQNDTAIMGTSESPTVSSEQTLKDDPVCDPTYRPTITKIEPDEFQAGAKIVIMGEHFGKKKDCLHEVTFGPVKATEFTLQGDDKIEVTVPDSVATGMLFVSVVTGGGAAKTAVLVKK; encoded by the coding sequence ATGTGGATGAGCGAGGCAAAAGCCCAATCAAGCCCTTCCCCTCAAAACGACACCGCGATTATGGGCACATCCGAATCGCCTACCGTGTCCAGCGAGCAAACCCTCAAAGATGATCCAGTATGCGATCCGACCTATCGACCCACCATCACCAAAATCGAACCGGATGAGTTTCAGGCAGGCGCTAAAATAGTCATTATGGGAGAACATTTCGGAAAGAAAAAAGATTGCCTGCATGAGGTCACGTTTGGACCCGTAAAGGCAACGGAATTCACCCTTCAAGGTGATGATAAAATAGAAGTAACCGTGCCCGACAGCGTCGCCACTGGAATGTTATTTGTGAGCGTGGTGACGGGGGGAGGTGCGGCAAAAACCGCCGTACTGGTCAAGAAATAG
- a CDS encoding cytochrome c has translation MKSRIMLWSLILLIGWAIPSGAQEPQADLFQGEAVYQAHCVRCHGVQGKGDGPDAASLIVPPANFQRMESRAKSETDLRSAIIWGLAFSPMHGWWDTLSIEDIRAVTAYIRRIAPYEPSSP, from the coding sequence ATGAAATCTCGCATCATGCTTTGGAGTTTAATTCTGCTGATCGGGTGGGCCATACCCAGTGGAGCCCAGGAGCCGCAAGCCGATCTCTTCCAAGGAGAGGCCGTGTATCAAGCCCACTGCGTGAGATGTCACGGGGTCCAGGGAAAAGGCGATGGACCGGACGCGGCCTCGCTCATCGTGCCACCCGCCAACTTTCAACGCATGGAATCCCGAGCCAAATCGGAGACGGACCTTCGGTCAGCGATCATCTGGGGGCTGGCATTCAGTCCAATGCACGGATGGTGGGACACACTCAGCATCGAAGATATTCGCGCCGTCACCGCCTACATCAGACGAATAGCGCCTTATGAACCTTCATCGCCCTAA